One genomic window of Pocillopora verrucosa isolate sample1 chromosome 8, ASM3666991v2, whole genome shotgun sequence includes the following:
- the LOC131779949 gene encoding sorting and assembly machinery component 50 homolog has protein sequence MAAEGSDGTEDGSNSQLNETTKEFLTRPATVEQINIEGYWRTKRDILIPGIKRLLKATTFSELVELALEAKEDLMSLGVFHDVDMLIDTSADHSINPNGYDVTFHVKEKRLLTSSTGTQIGNNEGNMMFGCSLNNVFGRAEQVKADLSFGTRTRMSYQLAFIKPTPGTPGRNFTIAAQKSTTDVPFCSHWEATQGLSMDYMFPSIVGQHCVSWEGTWREVTGLAKNASFAIREQAGHSIKSALKHTVIMDKRNHIALPTNGYFIKLAQEFAGLGGDVMFLKHNFEYQQSVEPLKDVILSWSFQGGSLHPLFNTPSKISDRLFLGGSLSVRGFNSKGIGPRSENDSLGADAYWAAGLHVYTPLPFRPGRGGLGDRIKTHLFVNTGNLITLDTNLPWRSRFNSLREKIRWSCGAGLVFMLGIARVELNYCFPIAAQNTDSVNHGIQVGVGINFL, from the exons ATGGCTGCCGAGGGCTCG GATGGGACTGAGGATGGCAGTAACTCTCAGCTTAATGAAACAACCAAGGAATTTCTTACAAGACCT gcCACTGTGGAGCAGATTAACATTGAAGGGTACTGGAGAACCAAGAGAGACATTTTAATTCCTGGCATCAAGAGATTATTGAAGGCCACAACTTTTAGTGAA CTAGTGGAATTGGCGCTTGAAGCAAAAGAAGATTTGATGAGTCTTGGAGTGTTTCATGATGTTGATATGCTCATTGATACAAGTGCAG ATCACTCAATAAACCCAAATGGGTATGATGTGACATtccatgtaaaagaaaaaagactccTTACCAGTAGTACAGGAACTCAAATTGGTAACAATGAAGGCAATATG ATGTTTGGTTGTTCACTCAATAATGTGTTTGGTCGTGCTGAGCAAGTTAAGGCAGATCTTTCATTTGGCACAAGAACCAGAATGTCCTATCAG CTTGCTTTCATTAAGCCTACGCCAGGAACACCAGGGAGAAA TTTTACAATTGCAGCTCAAAAATCTACCACAGATGTACCATTTTGTTCTCACTGGGAGGCAACACAGGGACTGTCAATGGATTATatg tttccctCCATTGTTGGACAGCACTGTGTTTCCTGGGAGGGAACATGGCGTGAAGTGACAGGACTGGCAAAAAATGCTTCTTTTGCAATTCGAGAACAGGCTGGACATTCAATAAAGAGTGCCCTTAAG CACACTGTAATAATGGACAAAAGAAACCATATTGCACTTCCAACCAATGGATACTTCATAAAGCTTGCACAG GAATTTGCAGGCTTGGGTGGAGATGTTATGTTCTTAAAACACAACTTCGAATATCAACAAAGTGTAGAACCTCTGAAAGATGTG ATTTTATCCTGGTCGTTTCAAGGAGGAAGTCTACATCCATTGTTTAATACACCATCAAAAATAAGTGATCG GTTATTCCTTGGAGGTTCACTGTCCGTACGAGGATTTAACTCAAAAGGGATTGGGCCGAGAAGTGAAA ATGATTCTTTGGGAGCGGATGCTTACTGGGCAGCAGGACTTCACGTATACACGCCCTTGCCGTTCAGACCAGGACGAGGTGGTCTGGGCGACAGAATCAAAACACACTTATTTGTCAACACTGGAAATCTGATTACACTTGACACAA ATCTTCCGTGGAGAAGCAGATTTAATTCGTTAAGAGAAAAGATCCGGTGGTCCTGTGGAGCTGGGCTGGTTTTCATGCTTGGAATTGCTCGGGTGGAGTTAAATTACTGTTTTCCTATCGCAGCACAAAATACAGACAG tgttAACCATGGAATTCAAGTTGGTGTTGGGATAAACTTCCTTTAA
- the LOC131779935 gene encoding glycogen [starch] synthase, muscle-like isoform X4, whose amino-acid sequence MRSRRDQTDGDMETIRSGIQSLEPAGIPVSNIGVGCERSMERTLSTASDIVVRPWDGVPNQEPHYFTFEVSWEVANKVGGIYTVIRSKAPAAVDVLGNKYCLIGIYNDLQCKTEVEMVEPEDPAIKGAIQAMRDSGVETHFGRWLIDGYPKVVLFNIGSIYHKLGQMKNDFWKKTHIGIPDLDTESNDAVVLGFLVAQFIGEFRTRCEPDLPIAAHFHEWQAGVGLVLLRMTNVAVATIFTTHATLLGRYLCAANVDFYNNLDRFDVDKEAGDRKIYHRYCLERAAANNAHVFTTVSHITADEAEHLLKRRAEIVLPNGLNVIKYTALHEFQNLHAISKEKICNFVRGHFHGHLDFDMDKTLFFFSAGRYEYFNKGADLYIEALARLNHLLKSSGSDVTVVAFLIFPARTSNFNVDSLKGQAVTKQLSDTVSEIQDKIGKRIYESCLGGKLPDGNKLLEADEIIKLKRCILGAKRPNLPAIVTHNMLEDSVDPILCHLRRTNLFNKPEDRVKVIFHPEFLSTISPLLPIDYSEFVRGCHLGVFPSYYEPWGYTPAECTVMGIPSVSTNLSGFGRFMAEHVTDPTSYGIYLVDRRFKSAEESIDELTQYMMSFCKLTRRQRIIQRNRTERLSELLDWRSLHRYYTRARLLALHHLQPDKYEKPNMTEEAQSNFTYPRPSSEPPSPVASECGSDTGEDEEDTKHRLFSD is encoded by the exons ATGAGGAGTCGAAGGGATCAGACCGATGGTGACATGGAAACAATTAGATCAGGTATACAATCCTTAGAGCCAGCGGGAATACCTGTGAGTAATATCGGCGTTGGTTGTGAGCGCAGTATGGAGAGGACGTTAAGTACGGCGTCAGACATCGTAGTGCGCCCTTGGGATGGTGTTCCGAATCAGGAGCCTCACTATTTTACCTTTGAAGTGTCGTGGGAGGTTGCCAACAAAG TTGGTGGGATCTACACTGTGATCAGATCTAAGGCACCTGCCGCAGTTGATGTACTAGGAAACAAGTATTGCTTGATAGGAATTTATAATGATCTGCAGTGCAAGACTGAGGTCGAAATGGTGGAACCTGAAGACCCTGCCATTAAAGGTGCTATTCAGGCCATGAGAGACAGTGGTGTAGAG ACTCATTTTGGAAGATGGTTGATTGATGGATATCCCAAG GTGGTTCTTTTCAACATTGGCTCAATTTACCACAAGCTGGGTCAAATGAAGAATGACTTTTGGAAGAAAACTCACATTGGTATCCCTGACCTTGACACAGAGTCTAATGATGCTGTTGTGTTGGGATTCCTAGTTGCACAGTTTATTGGAGAG TTTCGTACTAGATGTGAACCTGACCTGCCTATAGCTGCACATTTCCATGAGTGGCAGGCTGGGGTGGGATTGGTTCTCCTGCGCATGACAAATGTAGCTGTGGCAACAATTTTCACAACACATGCAACACTGTTGGGCCGTTACCTTTGTGCAGCCAATGTGGACTTCTATAATAATTTAGATAGG TTTGATGTTGATAAG GAAGCTGGAGATCGCAAGATTTATCATCGTTACTGCCTTGAGCGAGCAGCTGCAAACAATGCCCATGTATTCACTACTGTGTCACACATCACAGCAGATGAAGCAGAGCATTTACTTAAAAGAAGAGCTG aaattgttcTACCCAATGGTCTAAATGTTATCAAATACAC AGCTCTACATGAGTTCCAAAATCTTCATGCCATTTCCAAAGAGAAGATTTGTAACTTTGTGCGAGGTCATTTTCATGG ACATCTGGATTTTGATATGGACAAGACATTGTTCTTCTTCAGTGCTGGGAG GTACGAGTACTTCAACAAAGGAGCTGACTTGTACATTGAAGCATTAGCCAGGCTTAATCACCTGTTAAAG tcCAGTGGCAGTGATGTTACTGTAGTCGCATTTCTAATCTTTCCCGCGCGGACTAGCAACTTCAATGTTGATTCACTGAAAGGACAAGCTGTCACTAAACAGCTCAG TGACACAGTCTCTGAAATCCAAGATAAAATTGGAAAACGGATTTACGAGTCTTGTCTTGG GGGAAAGCTTCCGGATGGCAATAAGCTTTTAGAGGCAGATGAGATCATCAAGCTGAAGAGATGCATCCTTGGCGCCAAG CGTCCAAACCTTCCCGCCATTGTAACTCACAATATGTTAGAAGATTCTGTGGACCCTATTCTGTGTCACCTTCGAAGGACAAATCTTTTCAATAAACCTGAGGACAGAGTCAAG GTTATTTTCCATCCTGAATTCTTATCCACCATTAGTCCACTTCTTCCCATTGACTACAGCGAGTTTGTGCGTGGCTGCCATTTGGGGGTGTTTCCTTCTTATTATGAGCCTTGGGGTTACACTCCAG CGGAGTGTACCGTGATGGGAATCCCCTCCGTGTCCACTAATCTGTCAGGATTTGGTCGGTTCATGGCAGAACACGTGACTGATCCTACATCCTACGGCATTTATCTTGTGGACAGGAGATTCAAGTCAGCTGAAGAGTCAATTGATGAACTCACGCAG TACATGATGAGCTTTTGCAAACTGACAAGAAGACAGCGAATCATTCAGAGGAACAGGACCGAGCGTCTTAGTGAATTATTGGATTGGAGGAGTCTTCACCGG TATTACACCCGAGCACGGTTACTTGCCTTGCATCATCTTCAACCGGACAAATACGAGAAGCCGAACATGACCGAGGAAGCG CAATCGAATTTCACTTATCCACGCCCAAGCTCGGAACCACCATCTCCAGTCGCTTCCGAATGTGGCTCGGACACTGGCGAAGATGAAGAAGACACAAAGCATCGACTCTTCAGTGATTAA
- the LOC131779935 gene encoding glycogen [starch] synthase-like isoform X2, whose amino-acid sequence MDVFTESIPLVSFFSKLQKQRALMRSRRDQTDGDMETIRSGIQSLEPAGIPVSNIGVGCERSMERTLSTASDIVVRPWDGVPNQEPHYFTFEVSWEVANKVGGIYTVIRSKAPAAVDVLGNKYCLIGIYNDLQCKTEVEMVEPEDPAIKGAIQAMRDSGVETHFGRWLIDGYPKVVLFNIGSIYHKLGQMKNDFWKKTHIGIPDLDTESNDAVVLGFLVAQFIGEFRTRCEPDLPIAAHFHEWQAGVGLVLLRMTNVAVATIFTTHATLLGRYLCAANVDFYNNLDRFDVDKEAGDRKIYHRYCLERAAANNAHVFTTVSHITADEAEHLLKRRAEIVLPNGLNVIKYTALHEFQNLHAISKEKICNFVRGHFHGHLDFDMDKTLFFFSAGRYEYFNKGADLYIEALARLNHLLKSSGSDVTVVAFLIFPARTSNFNVDSLKGQAVTKQLSDTVSEIQDKIGKRIYESCLGGKLPDGNKLLEADEIIKLKRCILGAKRPNLPAIVTHNMLEDSVDPILCHLRRTNLFNKPEDRVKVIFHPEFLSTISPLLPIDYSEFVRGCHLGVFPSYYEPWGYTPAECTVMGIPSVSTNLSGFGRFMAEHVTDPTSYGIYLVDRRFKSAEESIDELTQYMMSFCKLTRRQRIIQRNRTERLSELLDWRSLHRYYTRARLLALHHLQPDKYEKPNMTEEAQSNFTYPRPSSEPPSPVASECGSDTGEDEEDTKHRLFSD is encoded by the exons ATGGACGTGTT CACGGAAAGCATCCCgttggtttcctttttctcgAAGTTGCAAAAACAAAGAGCTCTGATGAGGAGTCGAAGGGATCAGACCGATGGTGACATGGAAACAATTAGATCAGGTATACAATCCTTAGAGCCAGCGGGAATACCTGTGAGTAATATCGGCGTTGGTTGTGAGCGCAGTATGGAGAGGACGTTAAGTACGGCGTCAGACATCGTAGTGCGCCCTTGGGATGGTGTTCCGAATCAGGAGCCTCACTATTTTACCTTTGAAGTGTCGTGGGAGGTTGCCAACAAAG TTGGTGGGATCTACACTGTGATCAGATCTAAGGCACCTGCCGCAGTTGATGTACTAGGAAACAAGTATTGCTTGATAGGAATTTATAATGATCTGCAGTGCAAGACTGAGGTCGAAATGGTGGAACCTGAAGACCCTGCCATTAAAGGTGCTATTCAGGCCATGAGAGACAGTGGTGTAGAG ACTCATTTTGGAAGATGGTTGATTGATGGATATCCCAAG GTGGTTCTTTTCAACATTGGCTCAATTTACCACAAGCTGGGTCAAATGAAGAATGACTTTTGGAAGAAAACTCACATTGGTATCCCTGACCTTGACACAGAGTCTAATGATGCTGTTGTGTTGGGATTCCTAGTTGCACAGTTTATTGGAGAG TTTCGTACTAGATGTGAACCTGACCTGCCTATAGCTGCACATTTCCATGAGTGGCAGGCTGGGGTGGGATTGGTTCTCCTGCGCATGACAAATGTAGCTGTGGCAACAATTTTCACAACACATGCAACACTGTTGGGCCGTTACCTTTGTGCAGCCAATGTGGACTTCTATAATAATTTAGATAGG TTTGATGTTGATAAG GAAGCTGGAGATCGCAAGATTTATCATCGTTACTGCCTTGAGCGAGCAGCTGCAAACAATGCCCATGTATTCACTACTGTGTCACACATCACAGCAGATGAAGCAGAGCATTTACTTAAAAGAAGAGCTG aaattgttcTACCCAATGGTCTAAATGTTATCAAATACAC AGCTCTACATGAGTTCCAAAATCTTCATGCCATTTCCAAAGAGAAGATTTGTAACTTTGTGCGAGGTCATTTTCATGG ACATCTGGATTTTGATATGGACAAGACATTGTTCTTCTTCAGTGCTGGGAG GTACGAGTACTTCAACAAAGGAGCTGACTTGTACATTGAAGCATTAGCCAGGCTTAATCACCTGTTAAAG tcCAGTGGCAGTGATGTTACTGTAGTCGCATTTCTAATCTTTCCCGCGCGGACTAGCAACTTCAATGTTGATTCACTGAAAGGACAAGCTGTCACTAAACAGCTCAG TGACACAGTCTCTGAAATCCAAGATAAAATTGGAAAACGGATTTACGAGTCTTGTCTTGG GGGAAAGCTTCCGGATGGCAATAAGCTTTTAGAGGCAGATGAGATCATCAAGCTGAAGAGATGCATCCTTGGCGCCAAG CGTCCAAACCTTCCCGCCATTGTAACTCACAATATGTTAGAAGATTCTGTGGACCCTATTCTGTGTCACCTTCGAAGGACAAATCTTTTCAATAAACCTGAGGACAGAGTCAAG GTTATTTTCCATCCTGAATTCTTATCCACCATTAGTCCACTTCTTCCCATTGACTACAGCGAGTTTGTGCGTGGCTGCCATTTGGGGGTGTTTCCTTCTTATTATGAGCCTTGGGGTTACACTCCAG CGGAGTGTACCGTGATGGGAATCCCCTCCGTGTCCACTAATCTGTCAGGATTTGGTCGGTTCATGGCAGAACACGTGACTGATCCTACATCCTACGGCATTTATCTTGTGGACAGGAGATTCAAGTCAGCTGAAGAGTCAATTGATGAACTCACGCAG TACATGATGAGCTTTTGCAAACTGACAAGAAGACAGCGAATCATTCAGAGGAACAGGACCGAGCGTCTTAGTGAATTATTGGATTGGAGGAGTCTTCACCGG TATTACACCCGAGCACGGTTACTTGCCTTGCATCATCTTCAACCGGACAAATACGAGAAGCCGAACATGACCGAGGAAGCG CAATCGAATTTCACTTATCCACGCCCAAGCTCGGAACCACCATCTCCAGTCGCTTCCGAATGTGGCTCGGACACTGGCGAAGATGAAGAAGACACAAAGCATCGACTCTTCAGTGATTAA
- the LOC131779935 gene encoding glycogen [starch] synthase-like isoform X1 codes for MCDPSSCFRLIFRLFTSFFESTESIPLVSFFSKLQKQRALMRSRRDQTDGDMETIRSGIQSLEPAGIPVSNIGVGCERSMERTLSTASDIVVRPWDGVPNQEPHYFTFEVSWEVANKVGGIYTVIRSKAPAAVDVLGNKYCLIGIYNDLQCKTEVEMVEPEDPAIKGAIQAMRDSGVETHFGRWLIDGYPKVVLFNIGSIYHKLGQMKNDFWKKTHIGIPDLDTESNDAVVLGFLVAQFIGEFRTRCEPDLPIAAHFHEWQAGVGLVLLRMTNVAVATIFTTHATLLGRYLCAANVDFYNNLDRFDVDKEAGDRKIYHRYCLERAAANNAHVFTTVSHITADEAEHLLKRRAEIVLPNGLNVIKYTALHEFQNLHAISKEKICNFVRGHFHGHLDFDMDKTLFFFSAGRYEYFNKGADLYIEALARLNHLLKSSGSDVTVVAFLIFPARTSNFNVDSLKGQAVTKQLSDTVSEIQDKIGKRIYESCLGGKLPDGNKLLEADEIIKLKRCILGAKRPNLPAIVTHNMLEDSVDPILCHLRRTNLFNKPEDRVKVIFHPEFLSTISPLLPIDYSEFVRGCHLGVFPSYYEPWGYTPAECTVMGIPSVSTNLSGFGRFMAEHVTDPTSYGIYLVDRRFKSAEESIDELTQYMMSFCKLTRRQRIIQRNRTERLSELLDWRSLHRYYTRARLLALHHLQPDKYEKPNMTEEAQSNFTYPRPSSEPPSPVASECGSDTGEDEEDTKHRLFSD; via the exons ATGTGCGACCCATCATCTTGCTTCCGTCTGATTTTCCGTTTGTTTACTTCGTTCTTTGAAAGCACGGAAAGCATCCCgttggtttcctttttctcgAAGTTGCAAAAACAAAGAGCTCTGATGAGGAGTCGAAGGGATCAGACCGATGGTGACATGGAAACAATTAGATCAGGTATACAATCCTTAGAGCCAGCGGGAATACCTGTGAGTAATATCGGCGTTGGTTGTGAGCGCAGTATGGAGAGGACGTTAAGTACGGCGTCAGACATCGTAGTGCGCCCTTGGGATGGTGTTCCGAATCAGGAGCCTCACTATTTTACCTTTGAAGTGTCGTGGGAGGTTGCCAACAAAG TTGGTGGGATCTACACTGTGATCAGATCTAAGGCACCTGCCGCAGTTGATGTACTAGGAAACAAGTATTGCTTGATAGGAATTTATAATGATCTGCAGTGCAAGACTGAGGTCGAAATGGTGGAACCTGAAGACCCTGCCATTAAAGGTGCTATTCAGGCCATGAGAGACAGTGGTGTAGAG ACTCATTTTGGAAGATGGTTGATTGATGGATATCCCAAG GTGGTTCTTTTCAACATTGGCTCAATTTACCACAAGCTGGGTCAAATGAAGAATGACTTTTGGAAGAAAACTCACATTGGTATCCCTGACCTTGACACAGAGTCTAATGATGCTGTTGTGTTGGGATTCCTAGTTGCACAGTTTATTGGAGAG TTTCGTACTAGATGTGAACCTGACCTGCCTATAGCTGCACATTTCCATGAGTGGCAGGCTGGGGTGGGATTGGTTCTCCTGCGCATGACAAATGTAGCTGTGGCAACAATTTTCACAACACATGCAACACTGTTGGGCCGTTACCTTTGTGCAGCCAATGTGGACTTCTATAATAATTTAGATAGG TTTGATGTTGATAAG GAAGCTGGAGATCGCAAGATTTATCATCGTTACTGCCTTGAGCGAGCAGCTGCAAACAATGCCCATGTATTCACTACTGTGTCACACATCACAGCAGATGAAGCAGAGCATTTACTTAAAAGAAGAGCTG aaattgttcTACCCAATGGTCTAAATGTTATCAAATACAC AGCTCTACATGAGTTCCAAAATCTTCATGCCATTTCCAAAGAGAAGATTTGTAACTTTGTGCGAGGTCATTTTCATGG ACATCTGGATTTTGATATGGACAAGACATTGTTCTTCTTCAGTGCTGGGAG GTACGAGTACTTCAACAAAGGAGCTGACTTGTACATTGAAGCATTAGCCAGGCTTAATCACCTGTTAAAG tcCAGTGGCAGTGATGTTACTGTAGTCGCATTTCTAATCTTTCCCGCGCGGACTAGCAACTTCAATGTTGATTCACTGAAAGGACAAGCTGTCACTAAACAGCTCAG TGACACAGTCTCTGAAATCCAAGATAAAATTGGAAAACGGATTTACGAGTCTTGTCTTGG GGGAAAGCTTCCGGATGGCAATAAGCTTTTAGAGGCAGATGAGATCATCAAGCTGAAGAGATGCATCCTTGGCGCCAAG CGTCCAAACCTTCCCGCCATTGTAACTCACAATATGTTAGAAGATTCTGTGGACCCTATTCTGTGTCACCTTCGAAGGACAAATCTTTTCAATAAACCTGAGGACAGAGTCAAG GTTATTTTCCATCCTGAATTCTTATCCACCATTAGTCCACTTCTTCCCATTGACTACAGCGAGTTTGTGCGTGGCTGCCATTTGGGGGTGTTTCCTTCTTATTATGAGCCTTGGGGTTACACTCCAG CGGAGTGTACCGTGATGGGAATCCCCTCCGTGTCCACTAATCTGTCAGGATTTGGTCGGTTCATGGCAGAACACGTGACTGATCCTACATCCTACGGCATTTATCTTGTGGACAGGAGATTCAAGTCAGCTGAAGAGTCAATTGATGAACTCACGCAG TACATGATGAGCTTTTGCAAACTGACAAGAAGACAGCGAATCATTCAGAGGAACAGGACCGAGCGTCTTAGTGAATTATTGGATTGGAGGAGTCTTCACCGG TATTACACCCGAGCACGGTTACTTGCCTTGCATCATCTTCAACCGGACAAATACGAGAAGCCGAACATGACCGAGGAAGCG CAATCGAATTTCACTTATCCACGCCCAAGCTCGGAACCACCATCTCCAGTCGCTTCCGAATGTGGCTCGGACACTGGCGAAGATGAAGAAGACACAAAGCATCGACTCTTCAGTGATTAA
- the LOC131779935 gene encoding glycogen [starch] synthase-like isoform X3 has product MCDPSSCFRLIFRLFTSFFESTESIPLVSFFSKLQKQRALMRSRRDQTDGDMETIRSGIQSLEPAGIPVSNIGVGCERSMERTLSTASDIVVRPWDGVPNQEPHYFTFEVSWEVANKVGGIYTVIRSKAPAAVDVLGNKYCLIGIYNDLQCKTEVEMVEPEDPAIKGAIQAMRDSGVETHFGRWLIDGYPKVVLFNIGSIYHKLGQMKNDFWKKTHIGIPDLDTESNDAVVLGFLVAQFIGEFRTRCEPDLPIAAHFHEWQAGVGLVLLRMTNVAVATIFTTHATLLGRYLCAANVDFYNNLDRFDVDKEAGDRKIYHRYCLERAAANNAHVFTTVSHITADEAEHLLKRRAEIVLPNGLNVIKYTALHEFQNLHAISKEKICNFVRGHFHGHLDFDMDKTLFFFSAGRYEYFNKGADLYIEALARLNHLLKSSGSDVTVVAFLIFPARTSNFNVDSLKGQAVTKQLSDTVSEIQDKIGKRIYESCLGGKLPDGNKLLEADEIIKLKRCILGAKRPNLPAIVTHNMLEDSVDPILCHLRRTNLFNKPEDRVKVIFHPEFLSTISPLLPIDYSEFVRGCHLGVFPSYYEPWGYTPAECTVMGIPSVSTNLSGFGRFMAEHVTDPTSYGIYLVDRRFKSAEESIDELTQYMMSFCKLTRRQRIIQRNRTERLSELLDWRSLHRYYTRARLLALHHLQPDKYEKPNMTEEAVSSQ; this is encoded by the exons ATGTGCGACCCATCATCTTGCTTCCGTCTGATTTTCCGTTTGTTTACTTCGTTCTTTGAAAGCACGGAAAGCATCCCgttggtttcctttttctcgAAGTTGCAAAAACAAAGAGCTCTGATGAGGAGTCGAAGGGATCAGACCGATGGTGACATGGAAACAATTAGATCAGGTATACAATCCTTAGAGCCAGCGGGAATACCTGTGAGTAATATCGGCGTTGGTTGTGAGCGCAGTATGGAGAGGACGTTAAGTACGGCGTCAGACATCGTAGTGCGCCCTTGGGATGGTGTTCCGAATCAGGAGCCTCACTATTTTACCTTTGAAGTGTCGTGGGAGGTTGCCAACAAAG TTGGTGGGATCTACACTGTGATCAGATCTAAGGCACCTGCCGCAGTTGATGTACTAGGAAACAAGTATTGCTTGATAGGAATTTATAATGATCTGCAGTGCAAGACTGAGGTCGAAATGGTGGAACCTGAAGACCCTGCCATTAAAGGTGCTATTCAGGCCATGAGAGACAGTGGTGTAGAG ACTCATTTTGGAAGATGGTTGATTGATGGATATCCCAAG GTGGTTCTTTTCAACATTGGCTCAATTTACCACAAGCTGGGTCAAATGAAGAATGACTTTTGGAAGAAAACTCACATTGGTATCCCTGACCTTGACACAGAGTCTAATGATGCTGTTGTGTTGGGATTCCTAGTTGCACAGTTTATTGGAGAG TTTCGTACTAGATGTGAACCTGACCTGCCTATAGCTGCACATTTCCATGAGTGGCAGGCTGGGGTGGGATTGGTTCTCCTGCGCATGACAAATGTAGCTGTGGCAACAATTTTCACAACACATGCAACACTGTTGGGCCGTTACCTTTGTGCAGCCAATGTGGACTTCTATAATAATTTAGATAGG TTTGATGTTGATAAG GAAGCTGGAGATCGCAAGATTTATCATCGTTACTGCCTTGAGCGAGCAGCTGCAAACAATGCCCATGTATTCACTACTGTGTCACACATCACAGCAGATGAAGCAGAGCATTTACTTAAAAGAAGAGCTG aaattgttcTACCCAATGGTCTAAATGTTATCAAATACAC AGCTCTACATGAGTTCCAAAATCTTCATGCCATTTCCAAAGAGAAGATTTGTAACTTTGTGCGAGGTCATTTTCATGG ACATCTGGATTTTGATATGGACAAGACATTGTTCTTCTTCAGTGCTGGGAG GTACGAGTACTTCAACAAAGGAGCTGACTTGTACATTGAAGCATTAGCCAGGCTTAATCACCTGTTAAAG tcCAGTGGCAGTGATGTTACTGTAGTCGCATTTCTAATCTTTCCCGCGCGGACTAGCAACTTCAATGTTGATTCACTGAAAGGACAAGCTGTCACTAAACAGCTCAG TGACACAGTCTCTGAAATCCAAGATAAAATTGGAAAACGGATTTACGAGTCTTGTCTTGG GGGAAAGCTTCCGGATGGCAATAAGCTTTTAGAGGCAGATGAGATCATCAAGCTGAAGAGATGCATCCTTGGCGCCAAG CGTCCAAACCTTCCCGCCATTGTAACTCACAATATGTTAGAAGATTCTGTGGACCCTATTCTGTGTCACCTTCGAAGGACAAATCTTTTCAATAAACCTGAGGACAGAGTCAAG GTTATTTTCCATCCTGAATTCTTATCCACCATTAGTCCACTTCTTCCCATTGACTACAGCGAGTTTGTGCGTGGCTGCCATTTGGGGGTGTTTCCTTCTTATTATGAGCCTTGGGGTTACACTCCAG CGGAGTGTACCGTGATGGGAATCCCCTCCGTGTCCACTAATCTGTCAGGATTTGGTCGGTTCATGGCAGAACACGTGACTGATCCTACATCCTACGGCATTTATCTTGTGGACAGGAGATTCAAGTCAGCTGAAGAGTCAATTGATGAACTCACGCAG TACATGATGAGCTTTTGCAAACTGACAAGAAGACAGCGAATCATTCAGAGGAACAGGACCGAGCGTCTTAGTGAATTATTGGATTGGAGGAGTCTTCACCGG TATTACACCCGAGCACGGTTACTTGCCTTGCATCATCTTCAACCGGACAAATACGAGAAGCCGAACATGACCGAGGAAGCGGTGAGCTCCCAGTGA